In one window of Eggerthella guodeyinii DNA:
- a CDS encoding SLC13 family permease — protein MSQAIIALIILAVVMVLFVSEALPLPVTALFGAIAMAVFGIIGFDQAFAGFGSDTLMMVAGMLVIGQAVYESGVVDRMGGLLRKLVSMGERSSIALVSLVAGLLSAFMSNTAIVASILPMVDSLAESSGKRSLRTGLAMSVGAAAILGGSLTLVGSTPQLVAQGILESSGGETLGFFTLLKGALPLFVLGIAYYATVGRRLLALRADIPAQGEAVSLPIEEEPKARPSTRKAVITAATFAACVAGFVAGMWTVGTVALAGALFLIAMGCIDMKSVVRNVDWSAVVILGGSLGFSAGLEESGAGALVANTIIDLCGGAAANPLAIFAAMVVITAVLSNFMSNTAVVAMLAPMGLFLAETMGFNPITMVVGIVLAASICLATPIGSPPMTLTLSAGYRFGDYLKVGAPLCVLLVLATIVVVPLLYGVS, from the coding sequence ATGTCGCAAGCGATAATCGCGCTCATCATCTTGGCGGTCGTCATGGTCCTGTTCGTCTCGGAGGCGTTGCCTCTGCCGGTTACGGCGCTTTTCGGAGCCATCGCCATGGCGGTCTTCGGCATCATCGGCTTCGACCAGGCCTTTGCGGGCTTCGGGAGCGACACGCTCATGATGGTGGCGGGTATGCTCGTCATCGGCCAGGCGGTGTACGAATCCGGTGTCGTCGATCGCATGGGAGGATTGCTCCGCAAGCTCGTCTCGATGGGCGAGCGATCTTCCATAGCGCTGGTTTCCCTCGTTGCAGGGTTGCTGTCGGCGTTCATGAGCAATACGGCTATCGTCGCATCGATTCTTCCTATGGTGGACTCTCTGGCGGAATCCAGCGGAAAGCGATCGCTGCGCACGGGTTTGGCCATGTCGGTGGGGGCTGCCGCCATCTTGGGCGGCAGCCTCACCTTGGTGGGGTCGACGCCGCAGCTCGTAGCCCAGGGCATCCTCGAAAGCTCGGGCGGAGAGACGCTTGGTTTCTTCACGCTGTTGAAAGGCGCGCTTCCGCTGTTCGTGCTGGGCATCGCCTACTACGCCACGGTTGGGCGTCGGCTGCTGGCTCTTCGAGCTGATATCCCTGCTCAGGGCGAAGCCGTCTCTCTTCCCATCGAGGAGGAACCGAAGGCTCGGCCTTCGACGAGAAAGGCTGTGATCACCGCAGCGACGTTCGCGGCGTGCGTGGCCGGTTTCGTGGCTGGCATGTGGACGGTAGGGACCGTGGCGTTGGCGGGCGCATTGTTCTTGATCGCCATGGGTTGCATCGATATGAAAAGCGTGGTGCGCAACGTGGACTGGTCGGCCGTGGTGATCCTTGGCGGGTCGCTGGGCTTTTCGGCGGGGCTCGAGGAATCGGGTGCGGGCGCGCTCGTCGCGAACACCATCATCGACCTGTGCGGAGGCGCTGCGGCGAATCCGCTTGCTATCTTTGCGGCGATGGTGGTTATCACCGCCGTCCTGTCCAACTTCATGAGCAATACCGCTGTCGTGGCCATGTTGGCGCCGATGGGCTTGTTCCTCGCGGAGACTATGGGTTTCAACCCCATCACCATGGTGGTCGGCATCGTGCTTGCTGCCAGCATCTGCCTCGCTACGCCCATCGGCTCGCCTCCTATGACGCTCACGCTGTCGGCTGGCTATCGTTTCGGCGACTACCTCAAGGTGGGCGCTCCGTTATGCGTTTTGCTCGTGCTCGCCACCATCGTGGTGGTGCCGCTGTTGTACGGGGTTTCCTGA
- a CDS encoding sigma-54 interaction domain-containing protein has product MGIDQYEAEPILALKKRVLAGGRIAQDEPFAHLGAEWKQSQAAGIDRRLRSLDDSKRNLKVFEDLDRQHFTHLAYLKEYYNAKKNFFSSQGAALFYLDETLSVFSKGGDRKLLTELKAQGVRMGTVFSEENVGVFVANQARQTPFVTFIRIGQENYLDLFCDYACYARFGVQEASSFASVNLVLLPLERLTHQVHESICYALNVEDFAFKNRLLYPAIEQRIGLLEKSAHTSPDAFILVNKRGEVVFVDRLFQQEFGRAVTSSNGVPLASFMPELKPYLICLKGKAQVPRESFIENKRGESHFYPVNCQHIREDDGSIAGLKITITSQHSVRNEPSKSALFTFDDLKGSAPAFRSAKETAACAAASPSNVLITGESGTGKEMFAQAIHNASSRRKAPFIPINCGAIPKELIGSELFGYEGGAFTGARKEGAPGKFEQANGGTVFLDEIAEMPLDMQSFLLRFLEDGVISRIGSKKFLKLDVRIIAATNKDLWECVNQNMFRLDLYFRLNVLHLELPSLRDRVDDMSLLVDHFLTSISGRLGKDVRAANPEVIELFSRYPWPGNLRELRNILERCVNVSTTSTLTLASMPPDVVRALRGGKGPSHPTIPDTGHASSATWQSASEISYEDYEAEEIRSLMIKHRGNKSLVARDMGISRSTLYRKLERMGY; this is encoded by the coding sequence ATGGGCATCGACCAATACGAAGCGGAACCGATTCTCGCGCTTAAAAAACGCGTGCTCGCCGGGGGGCGCATCGCTCAAGACGAGCCTTTTGCCCATTTGGGCGCGGAATGGAAGCAATCGCAGGCCGCGGGGATCGATCGACGCCTCCGCTCTCTTGACGATTCGAAGCGCAACCTCAAGGTGTTCGAGGATCTCGATCGCCAGCACTTCACCCATCTCGCCTACCTGAAGGAGTACTACAACGCGAAGAAGAACTTCTTCAGCAGCCAAGGCGCCGCCCTGTTCTACCTCGACGAAACCCTCTCGGTATTTTCCAAAGGAGGCGACCGGAAGCTTCTCACCGAGCTCAAGGCGCAAGGCGTTCGCATGGGCACCGTGTTCTCGGAGGAGAATGTGGGCGTATTCGTTGCTAACCAGGCACGGCAGACCCCGTTCGTCACCTTCATCCGCATCGGCCAGGAGAACTACCTCGATTTGTTCTGCGACTACGCGTGCTACGCTCGCTTTGGCGTGCAGGAAGCCTCGAGCTTCGCTTCCGTGAACCTCGTTCTGCTGCCGCTCGAGCGTCTGACCCATCAGGTGCACGAATCCATTTGCTACGCGCTCAACGTAGAGGACTTCGCTTTTAAAAACCGCCTGCTCTACCCCGCTATCGAACAGCGTATCGGCTTGCTGGAAAAATCCGCTCACACCAGCCCCGACGCGTTCATCCTCGTGAACAAGCGCGGGGAGGTGGTGTTCGTCGACCGTCTGTTCCAGCAAGAATTCGGACGTGCCGTCACCTCTTCGAACGGCGTGCCGCTCGCCTCGTTCATGCCCGAGCTCAAGCCGTACCTCATATGCCTGAAAGGCAAAGCGCAGGTGCCTCGCGAAAGCTTCATCGAGAACAAGCGCGGCGAGAGCCATTTCTACCCCGTGAACTGCCAGCACATACGCGAAGACGACGGCTCCATCGCGGGACTGAAGATCACCATCACTTCCCAGCACTCGGTGCGCAACGAACCCTCTAAATCGGCGCTATTCACGTTCGACGACCTCAAAGGTTCGGCCCCCGCATTTCGCTCGGCCAAGGAAACGGCAGCCTGCGCGGCTGCAAGCCCGAGCAACGTGCTGATCACCGGCGAGAGCGGCACGGGCAAAGAAATGTTCGCCCAGGCCATCCACAATGCGAGCTCTCGACGGAAGGCACCGTTCATCCCCATCAACTGCGGGGCTATCCCGAAAGAGCTCATCGGCAGCGAGCTGTTCGGTTACGAGGGCGGCGCATTCACCGGCGCTCGCAAAGAGGGTGCGCCGGGCAAGTTCGAGCAGGCCAACGGAGGCACCGTCTTCCTCGACGAGATCGCCGAGATGCCCCTCGACATGCAAAGTTTCCTGTTGAGGTTCTTGGAAGACGGCGTGATCTCGCGCATCGGCAGCAAGAAGTTCCTCAAACTGGACGTGCGCATCATCGCCGCCACGAACAAGGACTTGTGGGAGTGCGTGAACCAGAACATGTTCCGCTTGGATCTGTATTTCCGCTTGAACGTGCTGCATCTCGAGCTACCCTCGCTGCGCGACCGCGTCGACGACATGAGCTTGCTGGTCGACCATTTCCTCACCAGCATCTCCGGCCGGCTCGGGAAGGACGTGCGCGCGGCGAACCCCGAGGTCATCGAGCTGTTCTCGCGCTACCCCTGGCCGGGCAACTTGCGCGAGCTGCGCAACATCCTGGAGCGCTGCGTCAACGTGAGCACGACCTCGACGCTCACCCTCGCATCGATGCCGCCCGACGTGGTGCGCGCTTTGCGCGGCGGCAAAGGCCCGTCGCACCCGACGATCCCCGACACCGGGCACGCCTCGTCGGCAACTTGGCAATCGGCTTCTGAGATCAGCTACGAAGACTACGAAGCGGAGGAGATCCGATCGCTCATGATCAAGCATCGAGGTAACAAGTCGCTTGTCGCCCGCGACATGGGCATCTCGAGAAGCACGCTGTATCGCAAGCTGGAGCGAATGGGGTACTAG
- a CDS encoding radical SAM protein yields the protein MWQQGPEAGTFYRNLVKLGIGFMGKPCESACMHCKGRGGGGAGEKRPVGNPRKPVSCHEAMRVAQRIDEWRKERGVDLLITFGGADTPDYPGVFDEMRFVRRLYNRRGFACNGMAMRTRAELDEWFREAKEAGTKIVFTTFYGTREFHDWFAGRDGDFDLMIDTAKAIAHNGLYNCHTLFVSKSTTPYLAELSDILDALPGKKHLGYRPILNKMEVLTDESERYTRDEYLALPERYRKAHHYPMGTRREWRDHVLGDRFREDTRDERLHTIIDVGDVDLEAFYARPVEAFLDEVIDAELAKRERTPTVRELAERYGDRRIDSELLFTLFDLHMEWMYLWRQEHPGFVPYYATIE from the coding sequence ATGTGGCAGCAAGGGCCGGAAGCCGGCACGTTCTATCGGAACCTCGTCAAGCTGGGGATCGGGTTCATGGGCAAGCCGTGCGAGTCGGCGTGCATGCACTGCAAGGGACGGGGCGGGGGAGGCGCGGGCGAGAAGCGCCCCGTCGGCAACCCCCGCAAGCCCGTCTCCTGCCATGAGGCCATGCGGGTGGCGCAGCGGATCGACGAGTGGCGCAAGGAGCGGGGCGTCGACCTGCTCATCACGTTCGGCGGCGCGGACACGCCCGACTACCCCGGGGTGTTCGACGAGATGCGCTTCGTGCGGCGCCTGTACAACCGCCGCGGGTTCGCATGCAACGGCATGGCTATGCGCACGCGCGCCGAGCTGGACGAATGGTTTCGCGAGGCCAAGGAGGCGGGGACGAAGATCGTCTTCACGACGTTCTACGGCACCCGCGAGTTCCACGACTGGTTCGCGGGGCGCGACGGCGACTTCGACCTCATGATCGACACGGCCAAGGCAATCGCGCACAACGGGCTGTACAACTGCCACACGCTGTTCGTGTCCAAGAGCACCACGCCCTACCTCGCCGAGCTGAGCGACATCCTCGATGCGCTTCCGGGGAAGAAGCACCTCGGCTACCGTCCGATCCTCAACAAGATGGAGGTGCTCACCGACGAATCCGAGCGCTACACGCGCGACGAGTACCTCGCGCTGCCCGAGCGCTATCGGAAGGCCCATCACTACCCGATGGGCACGCGTCGGGAATGGCGCGACCACGTTCTGGGCGACCGGTTTCGCGAAGATACCCGCGACGAGCGCCTGCACACGATAATCGACGTGGGCGACGTGGATCTCGAGGCGTTCTACGCGCGGCCCGTCGAGGCGTTCCTCGACGAGGTGATCGACGCCGAGCTGGCCAAAAGGGAGCGCACGCCCACGGTGCGCGAGCTCGCCGAGCGCTACGGCGACCGCCGGATCGACAGCGAGCTGCTGTTCACGCTGTTCGACCTGCACATGGAATGGATGTACCTCTGGCGCCAGGAGCACCCCGGATTCGTCCCCTACTACGCCACGATCGAATAG